From a region of the Buchnera aphidicola str. Ak (Acyrthosiphon kondoi) genome:
- a CDS encoding 3-deoxy-7-phosphoheptulonate synthase — protein sequence MKKTDELRTIRIDPLITPAELAKQYAITSDIMDTVIATRKNIARIMTGKDLRLLVVIGPCSVHDPIAAVEYAHRLYELRVKYKDRLEIIMRTYFEKPRTVVGWKGLISDPDLNGSFRVNHGLAIARKLLLDINALGMPAATEFLDMVIGQFIADLISWGAIGARTTESQIHREMASALSCPVGFKNGTDGNIRIAIDAIRAAKVRHLFLAPNKDGQMTINHTSGNPYGHIIMRGGRSPNYHADDINLAVKHLREFNLLEHLMIDFSHGNCLKEHLRQKNVAKSVSDQISHGSKAIFGVMIESFLEEGFQTVVNNQPLIYGKSITDACLNWKDSTLIIQQLADAVDARF from the coding sequence ATGAAAAAAACAGATGAACTACGTACAATACGAATTGATCCATTAATAACGCCAGCTGAATTAGCAAAGCAGTATGCGATTACTTCAGATATCATGGATACTGTTATCGCAACAAGAAAAAACATTGCTCGCATTATGACTGGAAAAGATTTGCGATTACTTGTTGTAATAGGTCCATGTTCAGTTCATGATCCTATCGCCGCAGTAGAATATGCACATCGATTATATGAATTACGAGTAAAATATAAAGATCGTCTTGAAATTATAATGCGTACATATTTTGAAAAACCAAGAACAGTCGTTGGATGGAAAGGATTGATTTCAGATCCAGATTTAAATGGAAGTTTTAGAGTTAATCATGGATTAGCCATAGCTCGTAAACTATTATTAGACATTAATGCATTAGGTATGCCTGCAGCAACAGAGTTTCTTGATATGGTTATAGGGCAATTTATTGCAGATTTAATTAGTTGGGGCGCTATTGGAGCAAGAACAACTGAAAGTCAGATTCATAGAGAAATGGCTTCTGCTCTTTCTTGTCCAGTAGGTTTTAAAAATGGCACTGATGGTAATATACGAATTGCAATTGATGCTATTCGTGCAGCAAAAGTTAGACATTTGTTTTTAGCACCTAACAAAGATGGACAAATGACAATCAATCATACTAGTGGTAATCCATATGGGCATATAATTATGCGAGGAGGTCGTTCTCCTAATTATCATGCAGATGATATTAATTTGGCAGTAAAACATTTACGTGAGTTCAATTTATTAGAACATTTAATGATTGATTTTAGTCACGGTAATTGTTTAAAAGAACATCTTCGTCAAAAAAATGTTGCCAAGTCTGTTTCAGATCAAATTTCTCATGGTTCTAAAGCTATTTTTGGTGTTATGATTGAAAGCTTTTTAGAAGAAGGTTTCCAAACAGTAGTTAATAATCAACCGTTAATATATGGTAAATCAATTACTGATGCCTGTTTGAATTGGAAAGACAGTACTTTAATTATTCAACAATTAGCAGATGCTGTGGATGCTCGTTTTTAA
- the ydiK gene encoding AI-2E family transporter YdiK: MQNPKEKIDLSQSILSLIFVISMGVISFLVIHPFILGFSWASMIVIATWPLMLKIQKFLGGKRSLAVLIMIIILLLFFIIPVFFLVNSLIATSIPLIHWFSSNTLEFPELAWLQDIPLIGKKIFFNYQELLDSDGGELIREVRPYMGRTTEFFIMQAKNCGLFFVHLILMLFFSALLYWNGEKISNAIRHFAFRLSKKNGDAIILLATQAVRAVALGVAVTALIQALLSGIGLLISGVPYWALLMIIIFFSCLIQLGPLPILIPSILWLYWNNDNTWGTILLIWSCLVFLLDHILRPFFIRIGSDLPILLILSGVIGGLLTFGMIGLFVGPVVLVIFYRLIISWMYGISMASFLENTSSK; encoded by the coding sequence ATGCAAAATCCAAAAGAGAAAATAGATTTATCGCAGTCTATTTTATCACTGATATTTGTTATCTCTATGGGTGTAATAAGTTTTTTAGTAATTCATCCATTTATATTAGGATTTTCTTGGGCTAGTATGATTGTAATTGCCACTTGGCCTCTTATGTTGAAAATACAAAAATTTTTAGGTGGAAAACGTTCTCTTGCTGTATTAATTATGATTATTATTTTACTTCTTTTTTTTATTATTCCCGTGTTTTTTTTAGTAAATAGTTTAATCGCAACAAGTATACCCCTTATTCATTGGTTTAGTTCAAATACCCTAGAATTTCCAGAATTAGCATGGTTACAAGATATTCCGCTTATCGGTAAAAAAATATTTTTTAATTATCAAGAATTATTAGATAGTGATGGAGGTGAATTAATTCGTGAAGTAAGACCTTATATGGGACGTACAACAGAATTTTTTATAATGCAAGCTAAAAATTGTGGATTATTTTTTGTACATTTAATACTAATGCTATTTTTTAGTGCTTTATTATATTGGAATGGTGAAAAAATTAGCAATGCTATTCGTCATTTTGCATTTCGATTAAGTAAAAAAAATGGTGATGCTATTATTTTACTGGCTACTCAAGCGGTTAGAGCTGTTGCGTTGGGAGTGGCAGTAACGGCTTTAATTCAAGCTCTTTTATCTGGTATAGGATTATTAATTTCTGGTGTTCCTTATTGGGCATTGTTAATGATAATAATTTTCTTTTCTTGTTTAATACAATTAGGACCATTGCCTATTTTAATACCCTCGATTTTATGGCTTTATTGGAACAATGATAATACTTGGGGTACAATACTGTTAATTTGGAGTTGTCTCGTATTTTTACTTGATCATATACTTAGACCATTTTTTATACGTATAGGGTCTGATTTGCCTATTTTATTAATTTTATCTGGAGTAATTGGTGGTTTATTGACTTTTGGAATGATTGGTTTGTTTGTTGGTCCAGTGGTATTAGTGATTTTTTATCGCTTAATAATATCATGGATGTACGGAATTTCAATGGCATCTTTTTTAGAAAATACATCGTCAAAATAA